A genomic region of Fervidobacterium gondwanense DSM 13020 contains the following coding sequences:
- a CDS encoding ATP-binding protein, which produces MSISELIEKLELQMERLINSIPEKLRPYFQELDSMFISKAILLYGPRGTGKTTYLLLRARENNMLYVSGDDIRLLQHPFYDLAEEILKNYSGIIIDEVHGIKDWGTIIKNMYDSFPNKKIWLSDSSSVLLRKSVADLSRRFVIIKLPLMSLREYIYFETGKILPKIENVFDQASFDIAKQILKEVDAMTYFNKYKEHGTRPLYIEGNFKEKMMNVVEKTIYYDMLSILENVSENHYGTMKAIITHLLFSKIPTVNVETMTTEWGIGKPKFYQLLQKLEDVEMINTVDYTEIKKAYTKGAKIFLADPTLYYVYEGEVENFREAFVVAMLKEKGKILASKDETKGDFAFNNLMFEVGGRNKKTKESDFVIRDDVDIPLKNIIPLWILGMMW; this is translated from the coding sequence ATGAGCATTAGTGAACTGATAGAAAAATTAGAGCTCCAAATGGAGAGGCTTATAAACTCAATACCTGAGAAGCTGAGACCGTATTTCCAGGAGCTGGACTCTATGTTCATAAGTAAAGCTATCCTACTCTACGGTCCAAGAGGAACTGGAAAGACAACGTATCTTTTGCTGCGTGCAAGAGAAAATAACATGCTGTACGTCTCAGGAGACGACATTCGCCTCTTGCAACACCCATTTTATGATTTAGCCGAAGAAATCTTGAAAAACTACTCTGGAATAATCATTGACGAAGTTCATGGAATAAAAGATTGGGGAACCATTATAAAGAACATGTACGACTCGTTTCCAAACAAAAAAATATGGCTCAGCGACAGCAGCTCAGTCCTTCTAAGAAAGAGCGTTGCTGATTTATCAAGAAGGTTTGTTATCATAAAACTCCCACTAATGTCTCTAAGAGAATACATCTACTTCGAAACAGGCAAGATTCTACCAAAGATTGAAAATGTGTTCGACCAAGCAAGCTTTGACATAGCAAAGCAGATTCTCAAGGAAGTCGATGCTATGACTTACTTCAATAAGTACAAAGAGCACGGCACAAGACCGCTCTACATTGAGGGAAATTTCAAAGAGAAGATGATGAACGTCGTTGAAAAGACGATATACTACGACATGCTCAGCATTTTGGAGAATGTCAGCGAAAACCACTATGGAACGATGAAGGCGATAATAACACACCTGCTCTTTTCCAAGATACCAACCGTGAACGTTGAAACAATGACAACAGAATGGGGCATCGGAAAACCGAAGTTCTACCAATTGCTTCAGAAATTGGAAGACGTTGAAATGATAAACACTGTCGACTATACAGAAATCAAAAAAGCCTACACAAAAGGTGCGAAAATCTTCCTCGCAGACCCGACGCTGTACTACGTGTACGAAGGCGAGGTTGAAAACTTCAGGGAAGCTTTTGTTGTGGCAATGCTCAAAGAGAAAGGAAAGATACTCGCCAGCAAAGATGAAACCAAAGGCGACTTCGCCTTCAACAACCTCATGTTTGAAGTTGGCGGGAGAAACAAAAAAACAAAAGAAAGCGACTTTGTCATCCGCGACGACGTCGATATACCGCTTAAAAATATCATCCCACTCTGGATACTCGGAATGATGTGGTGA
- a CDS encoding glycosyltransferase yields MKVLVIGYTHPKYDKRVFRTVQTFAKENEVIYQYLSTKEEDSYTEKNITYMPLLYGKIREKKNFSELLKEVSKRQRFDKAVLELIAKSDYDIAYFHHFLPTKPVKAFKIAKKRGKRIIFDIHEYHPENFLKTLSGFSKRIIEKIAWNFFKKQIELSDKLIFVSEETMSDIFEKVEFRKPVLVLPNYASLSVEPTEKRKEIVFVGKIQRGISKEKEILRKLNDLEIKFKVIGINSDIFKDIPHEYTSFLPYEQMMMELSKSMFSLISFSTTGNETYKNDIFSLPNKFYDSIAAGTPVIVKNTFVSMVKLVEKYGIGVVIDPSDVEGSVKKILDAFENYEYYRQNVEKCKHLFVWDEEKEGEFLEFVFKD; encoded by the coding sequence ATGAAGGTACTTGTTATCGGTTATACACATCCTAAATATGATAAGCGTGTTTTCAGAACTGTTCAAACATTTGCGAAAGAGAACGAAGTCATTTATCAATACCTATCAACGAAAGAAGAAGATAGTTACACGGAAAAAAATATTACGTATATGCCTTTACTGTATGGAAAGATACGTGAAAAAAAGAATTTCTCCGAGCTTTTGAAAGAGGTTTCAAAGAGACAGAGATTCGACAAAGCTGTTTTAGAACTGATAGCAAAAAGTGATTATGATATTGCTTACTTTCATCACTTCCTGCCAACTAAGCCAGTCAAAGCTTTTAAGATTGCTAAAAAAAGAGGAAAAAGGATAATTTTTGATATCCATGAGTACCATCCAGAGAATTTTCTAAAGACACTTTCGGGATTTTCCAAGAGAATAATTGAAAAGATAGCTTGGAACTTCTTCAAGAAGCAGATAGAGCTATCTGACAAGTTGATTTTCGTTTCCGAAGAGACGATGAGCGACATCTTCGAAAAAGTTGAATTCAGGAAACCGGTACTTGTTCTTCCAAATTACGCAAGTTTATCAGTTGAGCCGACCGAGAAGCGTAAGGAAATTGTCTTTGTGGGAAAGATTCAAAGAGGCATATCCAAAGAGAAAGAAATATTAAGAAAGCTGAATGATTTAGAAATCAAGTTCAAGGTCATTGGTATTAATTCCGACATTTTCAAAGACATCCCGCACGAATACACGAGCTTTCTGCCGTACGAGCAGATGATGATGGAGCTTTCAAAGTCGATGTTCAGCCTTATATCTTTCTCGACTACAGGAAATGAGACTTACAAGAACGACATCTTCTCGCTGCCAAATAAGTTCTACGATTCAATCGCTGCAGGAACGCCAGTAATAGTCAAAAATACGTTCGTCTCTATGGTGAAACTGGTGGAGAAGTACGGAATTGGTGTTGTGATTGACCCAAGTGATGTGGAAGGTTCGGTGAAAAAGATACTTGATGCGTTTGAAAACTATGAGTATTACAGGCAGAATGTAGAGAAATGCAAGCACCTTTTTGTATGGGATGAAGAGAAGGAAGGAGAGTTCTTAGAGTTCGTGTTTAAAGATTAG
- a CDS encoding oligosaccharide flippase family protein translates to MKTWFNKKWGRELAFLIKNGFVHIFSASLINRIIQFGISVVIARIISKESFGQFSYALNILNFFLLLDGLGISSGLLQFGSKAKENNEALSFLKFSLLVGASFNILLALSIFAFTIFFDLPIAGSRRFLQMLSFIPFVTVIFNVFQSFTRARLMNKQFSILTVFNTMMLFVFTTVCGLLFDVTGLVVARYTAFVLSIFLALGLLRYQLTGFKNVDIPEKNIQRNFLTFSIVSMLTNSISQTLYLIDTFLIGLMIRSETIVATYKVSTLIPFSLFFIPASIMTFAYPYFAKYSDDKMFVKHYYRKLTWGLFALNSVISLLLIAFAPFVIRLVFGSNYLDAVIPFRILSFGYLIAGTFRIPSGNLIASLGKVKVNFYNAVISGIANVILDILLIKYYGAVGAAIATALIFVISSVVSGWYLNKYLSN, encoded by the coding sequence TTGAAGACTTGGTTTAACAAAAAATGGGGCAGAGAGCTTGCGTTTTTGATTAAGAACGGTTTTGTCCACATTTTTTCTGCAAGCCTCATAAATAGAATAATTCAGTTCGGTATTTCCGTAGTAATAGCAAGAATAATTTCAAAGGAATCGTTTGGTCAATTTTCATATGCGTTGAATATTTTGAATTTCTTTCTATTGTTAGATGGATTGGGCATTAGTTCGGGGCTGCTTCAGTTTGGAAGCAAGGCTAAGGAGAATAATGAAGCTCTTTCATTTCTTAAGTTTTCATTACTTGTTGGAGCAAGTTTCAACATATTATTAGCTCTTTCGATATTTGCTTTTACAATCTTTTTTGACCTTCCTATAGCTGGAAGCAGGAGATTTTTACAGATGCTTTCGTTTATACCATTTGTCACTGTAATTTTTAACGTCTTCCAATCTTTTACAAGAGCAAGGTTAATGAATAAGCAATTTTCAATTTTAACGGTTTTCAATACCATGATGCTTTTTGTCTTTACAACAGTATGTGGATTATTGTTTGACGTAACCGGTCTTGTTGTAGCAAGATATACCGCTTTTGTGTTATCAATCTTTCTCGCTTTGGGCTTGCTGAGATATCAGCTCACTGGCTTCAAGAATGTAGATATTCCTGAAAAAAATATCCAAAGGAACTTTTTGACATTTTCCATAGTAAGTATGTTGACAAACAGTATCTCACAGACTTTATACTTAATAGATACTTTCCTGATAGGTTTAATGATACGCTCAGAGACGATTGTGGCAACGTACAAGGTATCCACATTAATACCATTCTCGCTATTCTTCATACCCGCGTCGATAATGACTTTTGCATATCCATATTTTGCGAAGTATAGTGATGACAAGATGTTTGTCAAACATTATTATAGAAAACTAACATGGGGATTATTTGCATTAAACTCAGTGATTAGTCTGTTGCTGATAGCATTCGCTCCTTTTGTCATTCGTTTGGTTTTTGGTTCTAACTATTTGGATGCGGTTATTCCATTCAGAATATTGTCGTTCGGTTACCTGATAGCTGGCACATTTAGAATACCTTCAGGGAACTTAATTGCAAGTCTTGGAAAAGTGAAAGTTAATTTCTATAATGCGGTTATCAGCGGTATCGCAAACGTTATCTTAGACATATTGCTGATAAAATATTACGGAGCAGTGGGAGCAGCAATAGCAACAGCTCTTATTTTTGTGATATCATCCGTGGTTTCTGGTTGGTATCTAAATAAGTATCTAAGCAATTAG
- a CDS encoding AlbA family DNA-binding domain-containing protein: MLEQLLKMGENERVEFKSDKEGRLKIDTIVETIVCLANHKGGYLVIGVEDDGTVSGTQRLKGERIQELRAKIYAKTEPHLPVRI; this comes from the coding sequence ATGCTTGAACAATTGCTGAAAATGGGAGAAAACGAACGCGTTGAATTCAAATCCGATAAAGAAGGACGGTTGAAGATAGACACAATAGTTGAAACTATTGTTTGCCTTGCAAATCACAAAGGTGGGTATTTAGTCATTGGTGTAGAAGATGATGGAACTGTTTCCGGCACACAAAGGCTGAAAGGAGAAAGAATTCAAGAACTTAGAGCCAAGATATATGCCAAAACAGAGCCACACTTACCGGTACGAATTTGA
- a CDS encoding AAA family ATPase yields MFNNLNPDTPIIITSSGQNTHQKTVLKNADTNKKLSILQRMRNAGIDIGSVSAESVHVLELESTRSNEELQETYQETYLLVDQFGVRGFPAPPPPPFPCVFLDAKRRSAPLEMAQRFSTVVSDRESFVEIISMIQAVEPKINDLAILVIGNVPIIHADIGIRKFIPIYYLGDGLVRTIDIALAMYNAKGGVLLIDEVEDGIHYSILEEYWTHISILTRKLNVQIFATTHSYECLVAAHKAYSKVEEYDLKVYRVDRFDGNREIVEYSKEELDTAIDGV; encoded by the coding sequence TTGTTCAACAATCTAAATCCTGATACACCAATCATTATCACCAGTTCTGGTCAGAATACGCACCAGAAGACGGTATTAAAAAACGCAGATACGAATAAAAAACTCAGTATTCTCCAAAGAATGAGGAATGCCGGAATTGACATCGGCTCAGTATCTGCCGAATCTGTCCATGTTTTGGAACTGGAAAGCACTCGTAGCAATGAGGAATTACAGGAGACTTATCAGGAGACTTATTTACTTGTTGACCAGTTTGGAGTTAGAGGATTTCCTGCACCGCCTCCACCACCATTTCCTTGCGTTTTTCTTGATGCCAAAAGGAGAAGCGCTCCTTTGGAAATGGCGCAGCGTTTCAGCACTGTTGTTTCTGACAGAGAGAGTTTTGTGGAAATCATCTCAATGATTCAGGCAGTGGAACCAAAAATTAACGACCTTGCAATACTTGTGATCGGTAACGTTCCAATCATACATGCCGATATTGGAATAAGGAAATTTATCCCGATTTATTATCTTGGTGATGGGTTGGTTAGGACTATCGATATAGCCTTGGCGATGTACAATGCGAAAGGTGGAGTTTTGTTGATTGATGAAGTGGAAGATGGTATCCACTATTCGATATTGGAGGAGTACTGGACACACATATCAATCTTGACACGCAAGCTCAATGTCCAAATCTTTGCAACAACGCATAGCTACGAATGTTTGGTCGCTGCGCACAAGGCGTATTCAAAAGTCGAAGAATATGACTTGAAAGTTTACAGGGTAGACCGGTTCGATGGAAATAGAGAGATAGTAGAGTACTCAAAAGAGGAACTAGACACCGCAATAGATGGGGTTTGA
- a CDS encoding AAA family ATPase, whose translation MLRYEKLQIENFRCFSNLTVGNLGRVNLFVGKNGSGKTTLLEALFIHSGLYNPELAFRVNVF comes from the coding sequence ATGCTTAGATACGAAAAATTACAGATTGAAAACTTTAGGTGTTTCAGCAACTTAACAGTGGGAAATCTTGGTAGGGTTAATCTGTTCGTTGGGAAAAACGGCTCAGGCAAGACAACGTTGCTTGAAGCTTTGTTTATTCACAGTGGGTTGTACAACCCGGAGCTTGCGTTCAGAGTTAACGTCTTTTGA
- the wecB gene encoding non-hydrolyzing UDP-N-acetylglucosamine 2-epimerase, translating to MRIGIVFGTRPEIIKVATVYLKAKELGVDTDFICTGQHREMVDMMKGIFGVESDIDMNIMTANQTLNDVMYKVVHGFEELFKERKYDWIFVQGDTTTAMAAALASFNKGVKVGHIEAGLRSGDLYDPFPEEMNRRVIDQVSEKMFAPTEKSKATLLKEGFDESRILVTGNTVIDAQMYVVEHFDLDKERKRIFEDGDYFLVTLHRRENIGERMRNILKALRKFAESEKIHLVFPVHKNPKVREIVYSELDGCKYAKLTEPVDYVQLTALLKGAKFVATDSGGIQEEAPTFGKFVVVCRETTERPELIESGFGVLAGTQTDGVLNAMYKAFEFQPGELKNPFGDGHASERIIRSVMK from the coding sequence GTGCGTATAGGGATAGTGTTTGGGACGAGGCCCGAGATAATCAAGGTTGCGACGGTTTATTTGAAAGCGAAGGAACTTGGTGTAGATACAGATTTCATCTGCACGGGCCAGCACAGGGAAATGGTCGATATGATGAAGGGGATATTCGGCGTTGAGTCTGATATAGATATGAACATCATGACTGCTAATCAGACACTCAACGACGTTATGTACAAAGTAGTCCACGGTTTTGAAGAGCTTTTCAAAGAGCGAAAGTACGACTGGATATTCGTCCAAGGCGATACGACGACGGCTATGGCAGCAGCCCTTGCGTCTTTCAATAAGGGTGTTAAGGTGGGGCATATAGAGGCAGGTTTGAGGAGCGGTGATTTGTACGACCCGTTCCCGGAAGAGATGAACAGAAGGGTGATTGACCAAGTTTCAGAGAAGATGTTTGCACCAACGGAAAAGTCAAAAGCGACACTTTTGAAGGAAGGTTTCGATGAAAGCAGGATATTGGTGACGGGGAATACTGTTATAGATGCGCAGATGTATGTTGTCGAGCATTTCGATTTGGATAAAGAGAGAAAGAGGATATTTGAAGATGGAGATTATTTCTTGGTCACATTGCACAGGAGAGAGAATATAGGGGAGAGAATGAGGAATATATTGAAAGCGTTGAGAAAGTTTGCTGAAAGCGAGAAGATACACCTCGTCTTTCCTGTTCACAAGAATCCAAAGGTGAGGGAGATTGTATACTCAGAACTTGACGGATGTAAATATGCGAAGTTGACCGAGCCGGTTGACTACGTGCAGCTCACTGCGTTGCTTAAAGGAGCAAAATTTGTTGCAACTGACAGCGGTGGAATTCAAGAAGAAGCACCAACGTTCGGCAAATTCGTTGTTGTATGCAGGGAGACAACGGAAAGGCCGGAACTCATTGAGAGCGGGTTCGGTGTCCTTGCTGGCACACAGACAGATGGCGTATTAAATGCGATGTACAAAGCTTTTGAATTCCAGCCAGGTGAGCTTAAAAACCCATTTGGCGATGGACATGCATCGGAGAGGATAATAAGGTCAGTGATGAAATAG
- a CDS encoding alpha/beta hydrolase fold domain-containing protein: MHGGAYVGNITKMHWDLVGKLVDKLNALVVVPDYPLAPENTWRETYEFVDKLYGMLLEKYSGKKFVFIGDSAGGGLALGFAQKLRDENRRLPEHIVLFSPWVDVSMENPEIANVESKDVILTVKGLKAAAEKYATGLDLKDWHVSPIYGDFKDFVPVSIFTGTHDILNPDAQKLSDKLKEQGVICNYFEYDGLFHDWVILTFLRESKDALEKLKNILSGL, from the coding sequence TTGCATGGTGGAGCGTATGTTGGCAATATAACTAAAATGCACTGGGATTTGGTTGGAAAATTAGTTGATAAGTTGAACGCACTTGTCGTTGTTCCGGATTATCCGCTTGCGCCTGAGAATACGTGGAGAGAAACTTACGAGTTTGTGGATAAGCTTTATGGAATGCTGCTCGAGAAATATTCAGGCAAAAAATTTGTTTTCATCGGCGATTCGGCAGGCGGGGGACTGGCGCTCGGATTTGCACAAAAGTTGAGAGACGAGAATAGAAGATTGCCTGAACACATTGTTCTCTTCTCGCCATGGGTTGATGTGAGTATGGAGAATCCCGAGATTGCGAATGTTGAGAGTAAGGATGTGATTTTGACAGTCAAGGGTTTGAAAGCAGCAGCTGAGAAGTACGCCACAGGGCTGGATTTGAAAGATTGGCACGTTAGTCCAATTTATGGGGATTTCAAAGATTTTGTTCCGGTGAGTATCTTCACGGGTACACATGATATCCTCAATCCAGATGCACAGAAGTTGAGCGATAAGCTCAAAGAGCAAGGAGTTATATGCAATTATTTCGAGTACGACGGTTTGTTTCACGACTGGGTGATTTTGACGTTCCTTAGGGAATCGAAAGATGCTTTAGAAAAGCTGAAAAACATTCTGAGTGGATTGTAG
- a CDS encoding ATP-binding protein encodes MTAEKLNLGKEALDEPSFDLLLKTTKENQPELRNLSNDELLRILGVLTTQGNITLAGLLACGMEDILHEFVPFHEVILNYFDGAELKEQKVYHTNLISVFTELINIYKVYNRGIGEVIKDGIRYEIPLIDNEAYREAISNALIHRDFSIAGSVSINWYEDGRLVISNPGGFVEGVTVDNILSVTPYPRNPLLSELFRRTGIVEKTGRGVDKISVGQAKYGKPPAHMGCRQQTRLAHSHRNPVEQTSSRKTRWRNPHSRRNAYHVPSLHKQRNSHARRTRKNHPTKKRRGIILRLAFGGTWVC; translated from the coding sequence ATGACAGCTGAGAAGCTTAACCTTGGAAAAGAAGCACTGGACGAACCATCTTTTGACTTACTGCTGAAAACCACGAAGGAAAACCAACCAGAACTCAGAAACCTTTCGAACGACGAACTGCTGAGAATACTTGGTGTCTTAACGACTCAAGGGAATATAACTTTAGCTGGCTTACTTGCATGTGGCATGGAAGACATCCTTCATGAATTCGTTCCATTCCACGAAGTTATACTAAACTACTTCGACGGAGCTGAACTAAAAGAGCAGAAAGTATATCATACTAATTTGATAAGCGTATTTACAGAACTAATAAATATATACAAGGTTTACAATAGAGGCATCGGAGAAGTGATAAAAGATGGGATAAGATACGAAATCCCGCTTATTGATAACGAGGCTTATAGAGAGGCTATCTCTAACGCATTGATTCACAGAGACTTTTCAATCGCCGGTTCTGTTTCGATAAATTGGTACGAGGATGGAAGATTGGTCATCTCAAATCCCGGCGGATTCGTCGAAGGCGTAACGGTGGACAATATACTATCTGTAACCCCATACCCAAGAAACCCGCTACTCTCTGAGCTATTCAGAAGAACGGGTATTGTAGAAAAAACAGGGCGTGGTGTTGATAAAATATCCGTTGGGCAGGCAAAATATGGAAAACCCCCTGCCCATATGGGATGTCGACAGCAAACACGTCTCGCTCACTCTCATCGGAACCCTGTGGAACAGACAAGTAGCCGAAAAACTCGTTGGAGAAACCCTCATTCCCGAAGAAATGCTTATCATGTACCATCTTTACACAAACAACGGAACAGCCATGCTCGACGAACTCGCAAGAACCATCCAACGAAGAAAAGAAGAGGTATTATACTTCGTCTGGCGTTTGGAGGAACGTGGGTTTGTTAA
- a CDS encoding ATP-binding protein, producing the protein MTREEILQVLMRWNNWGRGMAINTILRTTSEEANILINYQGVVVIKGPRRAGKSTLLYQVMDTLSAEREQRSLLYVNFEDYAFSSERLTPKMIEAIIDVYRQEIYPEGNFVLFLDEIQNVENWHRWVRTAIDSGLVKTIFVTGSSSKLLSAEFATLLSGRHVDIELLPFSFREYVNAEGYNPSDRIEVLSNSNLYLSLLKNYLTYGGFPEVVVDEKKEFLAYKILSQYAEDMILKDVTARYNIQNLRLLKALSKIIAQNVSNKLSIRKLQRELEEVFGEKSSTTTFSNYIDHLESAYFCFSVHKFDYSVKESTKSPAKYYLVDTGLRNAISPSFTPDRGRLLENAVYLKLRAIYEEIYYWEGRNEIDFVCRKENRLDLYNVAYASNEDEIKDRELKGFAEFPYRSNGNYLITWDLWKEISYNGVKIQCIPAHLFLLNMWKQD; encoded by the coding sequence ATGACACGCGAAGAGATATTACAAGTTCTCATGAGATGGAACAACTGGGGAAGAGGAATGGCAATAAATACCATTCTTAGAACAACGAGCGAAGAAGCAAACATTTTAATAAATTACCAAGGCGTCGTTGTGATTAAAGGACCGCGTCGAGCAGGAAAATCGACGCTTCTGTACCAAGTTATGGACACTCTCTCAGCCGAACGAGAGCAACGAAGCCTTTTATATGTCAACTTCGAAGACTATGCGTTTTCTTCCGAAAGACTGACACCAAAAATGATTGAAGCCATAATCGATGTTTACAGGCAGGAGATATATCCGGAAGGTAATTTCGTACTGTTCTTGGACGAAATTCAAAACGTTGAAAACTGGCACAGATGGGTTCGAACGGCTATCGATTCTGGTCTGGTGAAAACGATTTTCGTGACTGGTTCTTCATCTAAATTACTCTCTGCTGAATTTGCAACGTTACTTTCAGGAAGACATGTAGACATCGAGCTGTTGCCTTTTTCGTTCAGAGAGTATGTCAACGCTGAAGGATATAACCCATCGGATAGAATTGAAGTGTTGTCAAATAGCAACTTGTACCTTTCTCTTCTCAAAAATTACCTTACGTACGGCGGATTTCCAGAAGTAGTTGTCGATGAAAAGAAAGAATTTCTTGCATACAAAATCCTGTCTCAGTATGCAGAAGACATGATCCTTAAAGATGTAACGGCAAGGTACAACATTCAAAATCTAAGGCTTTTGAAAGCACTTTCAAAAATAATCGCACAAAATGTGTCAAACAAACTCTCTATCCGGAAGCTTCAACGGGAACTTGAAGAAGTTTTCGGAGAGAAATCGTCAACGACGACTTTTTCCAATTACATCGACCACCTGGAATCCGCGTACTTCTGTTTTAGCGTACACAAATTCGACTATTCTGTGAAAGAAAGTACCAAGTCGCCCGCAAAATATTACCTTGTCGACACAGGTTTGAGGAACGCAATTTCACCGTCATTCACTCCCGACCGCGGACGATTACTCGAAAATGCAGTCTACCTAAAATTACGTGCAATTTATGAAGAAATATACTATTGGGAAGGGCGGAACGAAATAGACTTTGTATGTCGAAAAGAGAATAGGCTCGACCTCTATAACGTAGCATATGCTTCAAACGAGGATGAAATCAAAGATAGAGAATTAAAAGGCTTTGCTGAATTCCCATACCGCTCGAACGGAAATTACCTCATAACTTGGGATTTGTGGAAAGAAATCTCGTACAACGGCGTGAAGATACAATGCATACCTGCGCATTTGTTCTTGCTCAATATGTGGAAACAAGATTAA
- a CDS encoding AAA family ATPase, which translates to MNPFKIGRSYNPENFVDREQEYAELLESVRSGNNVVVIAPRRFGKTWFLQKFALESGFNCLYVDLFGVYSVNGFVSALVRQIFEILRRTDLMAFVVNYLKSLPFSIELNLGLVGISFSKEVDDEALLNGLYELLNKAQRELNERLVVILDEFQAYKNIHKNLAESLRSYLQSRENVVFIFSGSFKHMLEQLFFESSGILYHSCLRFDLNSLLPENDCVEYLVRQFGRTGKVISPDLAKEVYARTKGHAYYLQLFGYELWNRADGKVSFDDVEHAFYEIVEKESYNYDVLIETLGYKYVKNALKLIAEQSSDLFSSETLERYGIPSSSVLSKILKKLSEYGIVEKLGRGRYEIVDPIFEQYARKRFSN; encoded by the coding sequence ATGAATCCATTCAAGATTGGCAGGTCTTACAATCCTGAAAATTTCGTTGATAGGGAACAAGAGTACGCTGAGTTGTTGGAGAGTGTTAGGAGTGGAAACAATGTTGTAGTTATCGCACCTCGGAGGTTTGGCAAGACTTGGTTTTTGCAGAAATTCGCATTAGAAAGTGGGTTTAATTGTTTGTATGTTGATTTGTTCGGTGTTTATTCGGTTAATGGGTTTGTTAGTGCATTAGTTAGACAGATTTTTGAGATTTTGCGAAGGACGGATTTGATGGCGTTTGTTGTGAATTATCTGAAAAGTTTACCTTTCAGTATTGAGCTTAATCTTGGTCTTGTCGGAATTTCTTTTTCGAAGGAAGTTGACGATGAAGCGCTTCTCAACGGATTGTACGAATTGCTGAACAAAGCGCAAAGAGAGCTCAATGAGCGGCTGGTCGTTATCTTGGACGAGTTCCAAGCCTACAAGAATATCCACAAGAATTTGGCGGAGAGTTTGAGGAGTTATTTGCAGTCCAGGGAGAACGTTGTGTTTATCTTCTCCGGTTCTTTCAAGCACATGCTCGAGCAGTTGTTTTTTGAAAGTTCTGGCATATTGTACCATTCATGTCTGAGATTCGATTTGAATTCGTTATTGCCAGAAAACGATTGTGTTGAATATCTTGTGAGGCAGTTCGGAAGAACAGGGAAGGTTATTTCTCCTGATTTGGCAAAAGAAGTTTATGCCAGGACGAAGGGACATGCGTATTATTTGCAACTGTTTGGATACGAGTTGTGGAACAGGGCTGATGGAAAGGTGAGTTTTGATGATGTGGAGCATGCGTTTTATGAGATTGTCGAGAAGGAATCTTACAACTACGATGTGTTAATTGAAACCCTTGGGTACAAGTATGTAAAAAACGCACTTAAGTTAATCGCAGAACAGTCGAGCGATTTGTTCTCATCTGAGACGTTAGAGCGATACGGTATTCCAAGTTCATCGGTACTGAGCAAGATTTTGAAAAAGCTTTCTGAGTATGGGATTGTGGAAAAGCTTGGAAGGGGCAGGTATGAGATAGTTGATCCGATTTTTGAGCAGTATGCAAGGAAGAGGTTTAGCAATTGA